The sequence TGAAATAACGAGAAGAATCTTGGAGGAATAGATTAATGAAAAAAAGAGAAGATATTAGAAACGTAGCCATTATTGCCCACGTCGACCATGGTAAAACAACATTGGTAGACGAGTTGTTGAAACAATCGGATACATTGGATTCACATAACCAATTAGCTGAAAGAGCAATGGATTCAAATGACATTGAAAAAGAACGTGGAATCACTATTTTAGCAAAAAACACTGCTGTAAAATACAAAGACACTCACATTAATATCATGGACACACCTGGTCACGCGGATTTCGGTGGAGAAGTTGAACGGATTATGAAAATGGTTGATGGTGTTATCTTGGTAGTCGATTCTTATGAAGGTACGATGCCTCAAACACGTTTTGTATTAAAAAAAGCGTTAGAGCAAAAATTGACTCCTATCGTTGTAGTAAACAAAATCGATAAAGATGCTGCTCGTCCTGCTGAAGTTGTAGATGAAGTACTTGAATTATTTATTGAATTAGGAGCAGACGATGAACAATTAGAGTTTCCAGTTATTTATGCTTCTGCAATGAACGGAACAAGCGGATTAACAGATAACAAAGAAGAACAGGAACCAACAATGGATTATGTCTTTGACACAATCATTTCAGAGATTCCTGCACCGATTGATAATAGTGACGAGCCTCTTCAATTCCAAGTATCTCTATTAGATTATAGTGATTATCTTGGACGTATTGGTATTGGTCGTGTGTTCCGCGGAACCATTAAAGTCGGAGACCAAGTTACGTTAAGCAAGTTAGACGGTTCAACTAAGAACTTCCGTGTAACTAAATTATATGGATTCTTTGGTTTGCAACGTGTCGAAATAAACGAAGCAAAAGCAGGGGAACTTATTGCAGTATCAGGTATGGAAGATATCTTTGTTGGAGAAACAGTAACACCGATTGATCATGTAGAACCATTACCAATTTTGCATATTGATGAACCAACATTGCAAATGACTTTCTTAGCAAACAACTCACCGTTTGCTGGTCGTGAAGGAAAATGGGTTACTTCTCGTAAAATTGAAGACCGCCTAATGGCAGAGTTGCATACCGATGTTTCTTTATTGGTAGAAAACACTGATTCTCCTGACGTATGGATCGTTTCCGGTCGTGGAGAGTTGCATCTTTCTATTTTGATTGAAAACATGCGTCGTGAAGGGTATGAAATTCAAGTTTCACGTCCTGAAGTTATCCTTAAAGATTTTAATGGCGTTCAATGTGAGCCGTTTGAATTGGTTCAAATTGATACTCCAGAAGAATATATGGGATCTATTATTGAATCACTAAGTGCACGTAAAGGCGAAATGCAAGACATGGTCAACAATGGAAATGGTCAAATCCGTTTGACTTTCCTAGCTCCTGCTCGTGGTTTGATCGGTTACTCGACAGAGTTTCTATCAATGACACGTGGTTACGGAATCATGAACCACACATTCGATCAATACTTGCCGCGTATCAAAGATAAAATCGGTGGACGTCGTCACGGTGCTTTAGTTTCAACTGAAACAGGAAAAGCTACCACTTACGGAATTATGGGAGTTGAAGATCGTGGAACGATCTTTATCGAACCAGCTACTGAAATATACGAAGGTATGATCGTAGGAGAAAATGCTCGTGAAAATGATATCACGGTCAATATCACAAAAGCTAAACAAAAAACTAACGTTCGTTCAGCCAATAAAGACCAAACAAACGTTATCAAAGCTCCACGTCATTTGACTTTAGAAGAATCATTAGAGTTTATTGCTGATGATGAATATTGTGAAATCACACCGTTGTCTGTACGTTTACGTAAACGTGTTTTGAACAAAGGTGAACGTGAAAAATCTGCGAAGAAAAACAAAGCATCACAAAACGGCTAAGGATGTTGAAAAAGATTTCAAGGACAAGAAATTTTGTTCTTGAAATCTTTTTTTATTATAAAAGTAACCGTTATCACGAAGAGGAAAGAGAACTAATTAGAAAATCCTAATCTTTGATATTGTTGGATGGTCGTTTTGTTGATATAATGAAACTGTTACATCAGAAGAAGGTTCGTGAATAGTCAGCGAGTTATAAAAAATAAAAATCAGAAAAATAAAGGAGGCCACAGGCTTCTTTTAGCCGTTGATATGAAAAAACTGAAATATCTAGACTATTATATTTTTATCCCATATTTGGTTCTTTCCGTATTTGGTGTTTTAATGGTTTACAGTTCAAGTAGTTACATTGCCATTAGTCAATACAATAATCCGGAATATTATTTTATTAAGCAAGCTGCATTTGTAGGAATGGGTTTAGTGCTTAGCTTGTTTATCTTCTTATTAAAATACGACAACTTAAAACATAGAAAGATAATTATGTGTGCTATTGGGTTGATTGTAGGATTGTTAGTATACTTGCTCATTTTCGGAAAAGAAATAAATGGAGCAAAGGGTTGGTTAGATATTGGTCCTGTTGGCATTCAACCAGCTGAGTTTGCTAAAATAGCTGTTATTTGGTATTTTGCGTACATCTTTTCGCGAAGACAATATCAAATCGTCCATAATTTCTGGTCTTCAATGAAGCAGCCGATTATTTTATTTGGGACTATCTTATTATTGATTGCTATTCAGCCTGATATAGGCGGAGCGGCTATCATTTTAGTTATCGGTGTTATTATGATTTTTGCTAGTGGTGTTTCTACTAAATTAGGCATCACAATGGGTGCATTAGGAATAACTGTTATTCTAGGTGTGGTAGAATTGGTACAGATTTTCGGAACAAAGCTGCCTTTTCTCCAGCCTTATCAATACGATCGGTTTTTGGCATTTTGGGATCCTTTTGAAGTATCGCAAAGCGCTGGATTGCAACTGGTCAATTCGTATTATGCACTCAGTCGCGGAGGACTTTTTGGCGTTGGTATTGGACAAAGTGTACAAAAAACAGGTTATCTGCCTGAGCCGTACACAGACTTTATTATTTCGATTTTAGGTGAAGAACTAGGCTTAATTGGTGTATTGTTTGTTTTAGGGCTCTTCATCTTTTTAGTCCTAAGAATTTACCTTGTTGCTATCCGGACGAAAGATCCCTTTGGGTCGTTGCTTTGTATTGGAATAGCTACCATGTTTTTAATACAAGGTTCCATCAATTTGGGAGGAGTGCTAGGATTGCTTCCCATAACTGGAGTAACATTCCCTTTTATAAGTTACGGGGGCTCCAGCACGCTGGTATTAACAATTTCAATAGGTTTGATCCTGAATGTTAGTGCGTTAAATAAAATGCGCGGACAGAATGAAAAAAATGCAAAATAGAGACTGTTTTTTGTTTAACACACACAAATAAAAATGCCTCTTAACATAGAGGCATTTTTTGTTAATATTTGCCTAGATAGACTTGATTCGTTAAGATAAACGAATCAATAAAAAAAAGTATATGAGGAGTGGGGAAATGGAGAAAGTTTTAGTAGCAAATCGTGGAGAAATAGCGATCCGGATATTTAGAGCTTTAACAGAACTACATATTGGAACTGTCGCTGTTTACGCACAAGAAGACGAAGGGTCGGTTCACCGTTTTAAAGCAGATGAAGCTTATCTAGTTGGAAAAGGCAAAAAACCGATTGAAGCCTATTTAGATATTGAAGATATGATTCGAATCGCGAAGGATGCTGGAGCAGATGCCATCCATCCAGGATATGGTTTTTTATCTGAAAACATTGAGTTCGCTAAACGTTGTGAAGAAGAAGGTATTACGTTTATTGGCCCAAAATTGTACCACTTAGATATTTTTGGCGATAAAATCAAAGCAAAAGAAGCAGCGATTCAAGCAGGAATCCAATCCATTCCAGGATCTGACGGACCGGTTGCTGGTTTGGAAGAAGTGAAAGCCTTTGGTGAAAAACATGGCTATCCGATCATGATCAAGGCGACTCTTGGCGGTGGCGGTCGAGGTATGCGTGTCGCTCACTCTGCAGAGGAAGTCAAAGACAGTTTTGAACGTGCACGCAGCGAAGCTAAATCGGCTTTTGGGAACGATGAAATTTATGTGGAACGCTATATTCGTGATCCAAAGCATATTGAAGTTCAAATATTAGGAGATACTCATGGGAACGTGATTCATTTATACGAACGCGATTGTTCTGTTCAAAGGCGTCATCAAAAAGTAGTTGAAGTCGCACCGTGCGTGTCCATTTCAGATGATCTTCGCAATAGGATGTGTCAAGCGGCTGTTCAATTGATGGAACACGTAGGCTATGTTAATGCAGGAACCGTCGAATTTTTATTGGAAGGTTCGGAATTTTACTTCATTGAAGTCAATCCGCGTGTCCAAGTGGAACACACTATTACTGAGATGATTACAGGAATCGATATTGTCCAAGCTCAAATTCAAATTGCGCAAGGTTTAGATTTGCATAAAGATATTCATATTCCGGAACAAGCAGATATTCCGTTGATCGGAGCAGCTATTCAATGCCGGATCACAACAGAAGATCCGCTAAATAATTTCTTGCCTGATACAGGTAAAATTGATACGTACCGTTCGCCAGGTGGATTCGGTATTCGACTAGATGCAGGAAATGGTTTCCAAGGTACGGTTGTTTCGCCGTTCTTTGATTCATTGCTTGTTAAAGCTTGTACACATGCTTCAACGTTTGAATTAGCCGTTCAAAAAATGGAACGAGCTTTAAAAGAATTTAGAATTCGCGGAGTGAAAACCAATATACCTTTTATGCAAAATGTTATTTCTCATCCTATCTTTTTAACGGGCGAAGCAAAAACGACGTTTATTGATACTTCACCAGAATTATTTAAATTTTCAAAGGTACGTGATAGAGGAAATAAAACCATGAAATACATTAGCAATATCACTGTCAATGGATTTCCTGGAATTGAGAATGCCGAAAAGAAATTTTATGAACCAGCTAGAAAACCAAAGCATTTGGTTTTATTAGATGAAGGGTATAAGAGTGCAAAAAACATTCTTGATCAACAAGGAGCAGATGCAGTAGTAGAATGGGTCAATCATTCGAAAGAAGTTTTATTAACAGATACAACCTTTAGAGATGCACATCAAAGTTTACTAGCTACTCGTGTACGAACTCAAGACTTTTTAGCGATTGCTGAGGAAACTGAAAAAGCGATCCCGCAATTATTCTCATCAGAAATGTGGGGAGGAGCTACTTTTGATGTTGCTTATCGATTCTTAAATGAAGACCCATGGGAACGTTTAAGCAAATTAAGAGAGAAGATGCCGAATACCTTACTCCAAATGTTATTTAGAGGATCCAATGCTGTAGGGTATCAAAATTATCCTGATAATGTGATTGAAGCCTTTATCCAACAAGCGGCAAAAAATGGAATTGATGTGTTCCGTATTTTTGATAGCTTAAATTGGATTCCACAAATGGAAAAAAGCATTCAATTTGTCCGCGATACGGGTAAAATTGCAGAAGCAGCCATTTGTTATACAGGGGATATCAATGACCCGGCAAGAGACAAATATACTGTCGAATACTATAAACAAATGGCTAAAGAATTAGAAAACCAAGGAGCTCATATTATTGCAGTCAAAGATATGGCTGGAATCTTAAAACCACAAGCCGCTTATCGTTTGATTAGCGAATTAAAAGCCAGTGTTGATCTGCCGATTCATTTGCATACTCATGATACGAGCGGCAATGGTATTTTCACATATGCTTCAGCTGTCAAAGCAGGAGTAGATATTGTGGACGTAGCTATGAGCGCGATGAGCGGGGCGACTAGCCAACCTAGTATGAATAGTTTGTACTATGCCTTATTAGATGCTGAGCGCTGCCCGACATTCAATATCGAAAACGCCCAACAAATCAACCATTACTGGGAGGATGTACGGACACGTTACAGTGATTTTGAAAATGGAGTCAATTCGCCTCAAACAGAAGTCTATCAACATGAAATGCCTGGTGGACAATACACCAAT is a genomic window of Carnobacterium sp. CP1 containing:
- the typA gene encoding translational GTPase TypA, producing MKKREDIRNVAIIAHVDHGKTTLVDELLKQSDTLDSHNQLAERAMDSNDIEKERGITILAKNTAVKYKDTHINIMDTPGHADFGGEVERIMKMVDGVILVVDSYEGTMPQTRFVLKKALEQKLTPIVVVNKIDKDAARPAEVVDEVLELFIELGADDEQLEFPVIYASAMNGTSGLTDNKEEQEPTMDYVFDTIISEIPAPIDNSDEPLQFQVSLLDYSDYLGRIGIGRVFRGTIKVGDQVTLSKLDGSTKNFRVTKLYGFFGLQRVEINEAKAGELIAVSGMEDIFVGETVTPIDHVEPLPILHIDEPTLQMTFLANNSPFAGREGKWVTSRKIEDRLMAELHTDVSLLVENTDSPDVWIVSGRGELHLSILIENMRREGYEIQVSRPEVILKDFNGVQCEPFELVQIDTPEEYMGSIIESLSARKGEMQDMVNNGNGQIRLTFLAPARGLIGYSTEFLSMTRGYGIMNHTFDQYLPRIKDKIGGRRHGALVSTETGKATTYGIMGVEDRGTIFIEPATEIYEGMIVGENARENDITVNITKAKQKTNVRSANKDQTNVIKAPRHLTLEESLEFIADDEYCEITPLSVRLRKRVLNKGEREKSAKKNKASQNG
- a CDS encoding FtsW/RodA/SpoVE family cell cycle protein, with product MKKLKYLDYYIFIPYLVLSVFGVLMVYSSSSYIAISQYNNPEYYFIKQAAFVGMGLVLSLFIFLLKYDNLKHRKIIMCAIGLIVGLLVYLLIFGKEINGAKGWLDIGPVGIQPAEFAKIAVIWYFAYIFSRRQYQIVHNFWSSMKQPIILFGTILLLIAIQPDIGGAAIILVIGVIMIFASGVSTKLGITMGALGITVILGVVELVQIFGTKLPFLQPYQYDRFLAFWDPFEVSQSAGLQLVNSYYALSRGGLFGVGIGQSVQKTGYLPEPYTDFIISILGEELGLIGVLFVLGLFIFLVLRIYLVAIRTKDPFGSLLCIGIATMFLIQGSINLGGVLGLLPITGVTFPFISYGGSSTLVLTISIGLILNVSALNKMRGQNEKNAK
- a CDS encoding pyruvate carboxylase encodes the protein MEKVLVANRGEIAIRIFRALTELHIGTVAVYAQEDEGSVHRFKADEAYLVGKGKKPIEAYLDIEDMIRIAKDAGADAIHPGYGFLSENIEFAKRCEEEGITFIGPKLYHLDIFGDKIKAKEAAIQAGIQSIPGSDGPVAGLEEVKAFGEKHGYPIMIKATLGGGGRGMRVAHSAEEVKDSFERARSEAKSAFGNDEIYVERYIRDPKHIEVQILGDTHGNVIHLYERDCSVQRRHQKVVEVAPCVSISDDLRNRMCQAAVQLMEHVGYVNAGTVEFLLEGSEFYFIEVNPRVQVEHTITEMITGIDIVQAQIQIAQGLDLHKDIHIPEQADIPLIGAAIQCRITTEDPLNNFLPDTGKIDTYRSPGGFGIRLDAGNGFQGTVVSPFFDSLLVKACTHASTFELAVQKMERALKEFRIRGVKTNIPFMQNVISHPIFLTGEAKTTFIDTSPELFKFSKVRDRGNKTMKYISNITVNGFPGIENAEKKFYEPARKPKHLVLLDEGYKSAKNILDQQGADAVVEWVNHSKEVLLTDTTFRDAHQSLLATRVRTQDFLAIAEETEKAIPQLFSSEMWGGATFDVAYRFLNEDPWERLSKLREKMPNTLLQMLFRGSNAVGYQNYPDNVIEAFIQQAAKNGIDVFRIFDSLNWIPQMEKSIQFVRDTGKIAEAAICYTGDINDPARDKYTVEYYKQMAKELENQGAHIIAVKDMAGILKPQAAYRLISELKASVDLPIHLHTHDTSGNGIFTYASAVKAGVDIVDVAMSAMSGATSQPSMNSLYYALLDAERCPTFNIENAQQINHYWEDVRTRYSDFENGVNSPQTEVYQHEMPGGQYTNLQQQAKAVGLENKWDDVKEMYAVVNQMFGDIVKVTPSSKVVGDMALFMVQNKLTEKDVYEKGMEIDFPESVISLFMGDLGQPTGGFPEKLQKIVLKGKQPITVRPGSLAKSVDFEKTKKELADKIGQEPSNEDVLSYIMYPEVFLDYRNNYEQFGDVTVLDTVTFFHGMRTGESIEVQIEKGKTLIIKLNQIGEPDSEGNRIIYFDLNGQGREVVVKDFSITSTAAVRRKAEPTNKEHIGATMPGSVIEVLVAKGDRVSQGEPIVITEAMKMETTIKANFDGVIDQIYVESGDVIETGDLLIEMIAK